A genomic segment from Rahnella aceris encodes:
- the guaA gene encoding glutamine-hydrolyzing GMP synthase, protein MSENIHKHRILILDFGSQYTQLVARRVRELGVYCELWAWDVTEAQIREFNPNGIILSGGPESTTEHDSPRAPDYVFEAGVPVLGVCYGMQTMAMQLGGHVEGSNEREFGYAQVEVQTESALIRDIQDALSENNKPLLDVWMSHGDKVTAIPSDFVTVASTETCPFAIMANEEKRFYGVQFHPEVTHTRQGLRMLERFIMDICECEALWTPAKIIEDAVERLRVQIGDDHVILGLSGGVDSSVTAMLLHRAIGDRLTCVFVDNGLLRLNEADQVLEMFGDRFGLNIVHVAAEERFLSALAGVDEPEAKRKIIGRVFVEVFDEEACKQDEVKWLAQGTIYPDVIESAASATGKAHVIKSHHNVGGLPKEMKLGLVEPLKELFKDEVRKIGLELGLPYDMLYRHPFPGPGLGVRVLGEVKKEYCDLLRRADAIFIEELHKADLYNKVSQAFTVFLPVRSVGVMGDGRKYDWVVSLRAVETIDFMTAHWAHLPYDFLGRCSNRIINEVDGISRVVYDISGKPPATIEWE, encoded by the coding sequence ATGAGCGAAAATATTCACAAGCACCGTATCCTGATCCTCGATTTCGGCTCCCAGTACACCCAACTTGTTGCGCGCCGCGTGCGTGAACTGGGTGTCTATTGCGAACTCTGGGCCTGGGACGTAACCGAAGCCCAAATCCGCGAATTCAATCCGAACGGGATCATCCTGTCCGGCGGCCCGGAAAGTACCACCGAGCATGACAGCCCGCGTGCACCAGACTATGTCTTCGAAGCCGGTGTACCGGTTCTGGGCGTCTGCTACGGCATGCAAACCATGGCGATGCAGTTAGGCGGCCATGTTGAAGGCTCTAACGAGCGCGAATTTGGTTATGCGCAGGTTGAAGTTCAGACTGAAAGTGCGCTGATCCGTGACATTCAGGATGCCCTGAGTGAGAACAACAAACCGTTGCTCGACGTCTGGATGAGCCACGGCGATAAAGTGACGGCCATCCCGTCTGATTTTGTGACCGTTGCCAGCACTGAGACTTGCCCGTTTGCCATTATGGCCAACGAAGAAAAACGCTTCTACGGTGTGCAGTTCCACCCGGAAGTGACGCATACCCGTCAGGGCCTGCGTATGCTCGAACGTTTCATCATGGATATCTGCGAGTGCGAAGCCCTGTGGACGCCGGCAAAAATCATTGAAGATGCCGTTGAACGTCTGCGTGTGCAGATTGGCGACGATCATGTGATCCTCGGCCTGTCCGGTGGCGTTGACTCTTCCGTGACCGCCATGTTGCTGCACCGCGCCATTGGCGACCGTCTGACTTGCGTGTTCGTCGATAACGGTCTGCTGCGTCTTAACGAAGCAGATCAGGTGCTGGAAATGTTCGGTGACCGTTTCGGTCTGAACATCGTTCATGTCGCTGCGGAAGAGCGCTTCCTGTCTGCGCTGGCAGGCGTTGATGAACCTGAGGCCAAACGTAAAATCATCGGCCGCGTCTTTGTTGAAGTGTTCGATGAAGAAGCCTGCAAGCAGGATGAAGTGAAATGGCTGGCGCAGGGCACCATCTACCCTGACGTGATTGAATCCGCAGCCTCGGCCACCGGTAAAGCGCACGTGATCAAATCGCACCACAACGTGGGCGGTTTGCCGAAAGAAATGAAACTGGGTCTGGTTGAGCCGCTGAAAGAACTGTTCAAAGACGAAGTACGTAAAATCGGTCTGGAACTCGGCCTGCCGTATGACATGCTTTACCGTCACCCGTTCCCGGGGCCGGGTCTGGGCGTTCGCGTGCTGGGCGAAGTGAAGAAAGAATACTGCGACCTGCTGCGTCGCGCCGATGCTATCTTCATCGAAGAACTGCATAAAGCCGACCTGTATAACAAAGTCAGCCAGGCCTTCACCGTCTTCCTGCCTGTCCGCTCCGTTGGTGTGATGGGCGATGGCCGTAAATACGACTGGGTCGTTTCTCTGCGTGCAGTAGAAACCATCGATTTCATGACCGCGCACTGGGCACACCTGCCGTACGATTTCCTTGGCCGCTGCTCCAATCGCATCATCAACGAAGTCGACGGTATCTCCCGCGTTGTCTATGATATCTCGGGCAAACCACCGGCAACGATTGAGTGGGAATGA